The proteins below come from a single Nitrosospira sp. Is2 genomic window:
- a CDS encoding cytochrome c oxidase subunit 3, with protein sequence MSQAEGHYYVPPPSTWPITGSMALLFMGFGAAFSVNKMSLGYGLLAIGFAILFYMIYGWFATVARESEGGAYNKLVDKSFRWGMTWFIFSEVMFFAAFFGALFYLRVYSIPDLAGLNGRMLWPDFSADWPTSGPGISEKFMPMGPWGLPAINTVILLTSGITVTWAHWALKLDKRGQLKLGLFLTFALGFLFVGLQAYEYGHAYSDLNLKLTTGVYGATFFMLTGFHGFHVTLGSIMLLVIWFRVLAGHFTPVHHFGFEGVAWYWHFVDVVWLGLFIFVYWLI encoded by the coding sequence ATGAGCCAAGCAGAAGGTCACTATTATGTACCGCCGCCGTCGACTTGGCCTATCACGGGGTCTATGGCGCTGTTATTCATGGGGTTCGGCGCGGCATTTTCGGTCAACAAGATGTCGTTGGGCTATGGCCTGCTGGCAATTGGTTTTGCCATACTCTTCTATATGATATACGGCTGGTTCGCGACGGTCGCGCGGGAAAGCGAAGGGGGGGCGTATAACAAGCTGGTGGACAAGTCGTTCCGCTGGGGGATGACATGGTTCATCTTCTCCGAGGTGATGTTCTTTGCCGCCTTCTTCGGCGCCTTGTTTTATCTGCGCGTCTACTCGATTCCGGATCTGGCGGGCCTGAACGGCAGAATGCTTTGGCCGGACTTCAGCGCGGACTGGCCTACCTCGGGGCCCGGGATCAGCGAGAAGTTCATGCCCATGGGCCCATGGGGACTTCCGGCAATCAACACCGTGATACTGCTGACATCGGGCATCACGGTCACCTGGGCGCATTGGGCACTGAAGCTGGACAAACGCGGACAGCTCAAGCTGGGACTGTTCCTAACCTTCGCACTGGGGTTTCTGTTCGTGGGGCTGCAGGCATATGAATATGGTCATGCCTATTCGGATCTCAATCTCAAGCTGACCACTGGGGTCTATGGGGCAACGTTTTTCATGCTGACCGGCTTCCACGGCTTCCACGTCACGTTGGGCTCCATCATGCTGCTGGTCATCTGGTTCCGGGTGCTGGCGGGGCACTTCACGCCCGTGCACCATTTTGGCTTCGAGGGTGTCGCCTGGTATTGGCACTTTGTTGATGTGGTCTGGCTGGGCCTGTTTATTTTTGTTTACTGGCTCATCTAA
- a CDS encoding alkaline phosphatase PhoX: MAGMQRIALAIATTLTISAGFAAGTQGPGSSQTPYVTPTAAGWHVTSIISVGDAAANGYRMVGFPDGLGAYDNGNGTFTVLMNHELAPSAGIARAHGATGAFVSEWVINKADFKVIRGADLATTHYLWNRSANRYEAATGAVNSFNRLCSADLPATSAFYDKASGKGTTTRLFMTGEEAGSEGRAYAFIVSGTNKGKAYELPKLGKFSWENSVANPYSGDDTIVIGTDDSTPGQVYIYRGAKTDSGLEIDKAGLTNGTLAGVKVAPNPAITGNLESGQINGTFSTVAVDTAVDGATQQANSRAAGITEFARPEDGAWGDAKTFYFVTTGADPDGLGSVGMQTSRLYKLVFDEARGEVDYGSGSITMVKDSDTLIGTDGKGARKFDNMTVGEDGKVYIQEDPGDSAYISKTWMFDPASNSWKQILESDRARFLAPAAPFNHDEESSGIIEITSILGRNDGRRYFLANAQAHYGIPGELVQGGQLYVINAGPQP, from the coding sequence ATGGCAGGCATGCAACGCATTGCGCTCGCGATTGCCACCACTTTGACGATCAGTGCCGGATTCGCGGCGGGCACCCAAGGCCCAGGAAGTTCGCAGACGCCTTATGTCACCCCCACTGCAGCGGGCTGGCATGTGACTTCTATCATTTCTGTAGGCGACGCCGCCGCCAATGGCTACAGGATGGTCGGCTTCCCGGATGGCCTGGGTGCTTACGACAACGGCAACGGCACCTTCACCGTGTTGATGAACCATGAACTCGCTCCAAGCGCCGGTATTGCGCGCGCCCATGGAGCCACCGGCGCCTTTGTGTCCGAGTGGGTGATCAACAAGGCTGATTTCAAGGTGATCAGGGGGGCGGATCTAGCCACGACCCACTACCTGTGGAACCGTTCCGCCAATCGCTATGAGGCCGCAACCGGGGCAGTCAACAGCTTTAACCGTCTTTGCTCTGCCGATCTGCCCGCCACCTCTGCCTTTTATGATAAGGCAAGCGGCAAAGGCACCACAACGCGCCTCTTCATGACCGGTGAGGAAGCCGGCAGCGAGGGGCGCGCTTATGCGTTCATTGTGTCGGGAACAAACAAGGGCAAGGCGTATGAACTGCCTAAGCTGGGCAAATTCTCATGGGAAAACAGCGTTGCCAATCCCTACTCGGGTGACGACACCATTGTGATCGGCACCGACGACTCCACGCCGGGTCAGGTCTACATTTATCGAGGCGCGAAGACTGATAGTGGTCTTGAAATCGACAAAGCCGGCCTGACTAACGGCACCCTCGCGGGGGTCAAGGTTGCACCAAATCCGGCAATTACCGGCAACTTGGAATCCGGGCAGATCAATGGCACGTTCTCCACCGTTGCGGTGGATACCGCCGTCGATGGCGCAACGCAACAGGCGAACAGCCGGGCCGCAGGCATTACCGAGTTTGCGCGCCCTGAGGATGGCGCCTGGGGGGATGCAAAAACCTTCTACTTTGTTACAACCGGGGCCGATCCCGATGGTCTCGGCTCTGTCGGGATGCAAACGTCCCGCCTGTATAAGTTGGTGTTCGATGAGGCAAGGGGTGAGGTCGATTACGGCAGTGGGTCGATTACCATGGTGAAGGACAGCGACACGCTGATCGGAACTGACGGCAAGGGTGCCCGGAAGTTTGACAACATGACTGTCGGGGAAGACGGCAAAGTGTACATCCAGGAAGATCCGGGTGACAGCGCCTATATCTCCAAGACCTGGATGTTCGATCCCGCCTCGAACTCATGGAAACAAATTCTTGAATCGGACCGGGCGCGGTTTCTTGCGCCGGCAGCGCCATTCAACCACGATGAGGAAAGCTCCGGCATTATCGAGATTACCTCCATCCTGGGGCGGAACGACGGACGGCGTTACTTCCTCGCCAACGCGCAGGCACACTACGGCATTCCCGGTGAACTCGTCCAGGGCGGCCAGCTTTATGTCATCAACGCAGGGCCGCAACCCTGA